From a region of the Roseivirga sp. 4D4 genome:
- a CDS encoding RNA polymerase sigma factor RpoD/SigA, with the protein MRQLKISKQITNRESQSLDKYLQEIGKVDLLTPDEEVDLAKRIREGDQLALEKLTKANLRFVVSVAKQYQNQGLSLGDLINEGNLGLIKAAQRFDETRGFKFISYAVWWIRQSILQALAEQSRIVRLPLNRVGSLNKISKTFSELEQRFEREPSPDELAEVLEVTTKEVVDTMKISGRHVSMDAPFVQGEENSLLDVLENDQEEKPDTGLMNDSLRREVQRALSTLTQREADVITLYFGLNGEHSMTLEEIGEKFNLTRERVRQIKEKAIRRLRHTSRSKALKPYLG; encoded by the coding sequence ATGAGACAGCTTAAGATTAGTAAGCAGATTACCAACAGAGAGTCGCAGTCTCTTGATAAATACCTTCAGGAAATAGGCAAGGTGGATCTTTTGACCCCTGACGAAGAAGTAGATTTAGCGAAGAGAATCAGAGAAGGCGATCAACTTGCGTTGGAAAAATTAACTAAAGCTAACCTTCGTTTCGTTGTTTCTGTTGCCAAACAATATCAAAACCAAGGGCTTTCATTAGGCGATTTGATTAATGAAGGAAACCTGGGACTGATTAAAGCAGCACAGAGGTTTGACGAAACGCGTGGTTTCAAATTTATATCGTACGCAGTTTGGTGGATTAGACAGTCGATTCTACAAGCATTGGCTGAGCAATCTCGTATTGTACGTCTGCCATTGAACAGAGTAGGGTCTTTAAATAAAATCTCAAAGACATTTTCAGAGTTAGAGCAGCGGTTTGAGCGTGAGCCATCTCCGGATGAATTGGCAGAAGTATTAGAAGTAACTACCAAAGAAGTGGTAGATACTATGAAGATTTCTGGCCGACACGTATCAATGGATGCACCATTTGTACAAGGTGAAGAAAACAGCTTGTTAGATGTACTCGAAAATGATCAGGAAGAGAAGCCTGACACCGGCCTTATGAATGACTCCTTAAGAAGAGAGGTTCAGAGAGCTTTGTCTACATTGACGCAGCGCGAGGCAGATGTCATTACACTTTACTTCGGTCTTAATGGAGAACACTCCATGACGCTCGAAGAGATAGGTGAGAAATTCAACTTGACAAGAGAGAGAGTAAGACAAATTAAGGAAAAGGCAATCAGGAGGTTAAGACATACTTCTAGAAGTAAAGCTTTGAAACCTTATTTAGGTTAA
- the trxB gene encoding thioredoxin-disulfide reductase, translating to MTTENVKVLIIGSGPAGYTAAIYASRAGLSPVLYTGGQPGGQLTTTNDVENYPGYPDGINGPQMMVDFQKQAERFGTDLRFGLATKVDFSSYPHKVWIDDKHEITAESVIISTGASAKYLGLPSEQTFANKGVSACAVCDGFFYKGKSVAVVGAGDTAAEEATYLANLCPKVYMIVRRDEMRASKIMQERVKSTPNIEILWDTETEEILGNDEVGVTGARVVNNKTGEKRELEVSGFFVAIGHKPNTDIFKGWLDMDETGYLKVKPGTSHTNIEGVFATGDAADKVYRQAVTAAGTGCMGALDAERFLAEKEFEMSTAEVAE from the coding sequence ATGACGACAGAAAACGTAAAAGTATTAATCATCGGCTCTGGCCCGGCAGGATATACAGCGGCCATTTATGCATCAAGAGCAGGTTTAAGCCCAGTGCTTTATACCGGAGGCCAGCCAGGTGGCCAATTGACAACGACAAATGACGTAGAAAACTATCCAGGCTATCCTGACGGAATTAATGGTCCTCAGATGATGGTTGATTTTCAGAAACAAGCAGAGCGTTTTGGAACCGATTTAAGGTTTGGTCTTGCCACCAAAGTTGATTTCTCTAGTTATCCTCACAAGGTTTGGATTGATGATAAGCATGAGATAACTGCTGAGTCAGTAATCATCTCCACAGGGGCAAGTGCTAAGTATTTAGGGCTTCCTTCTGAGCAAACTTTCGCTAATAAAGGTGTTTCTGCCTGTGCAGTGTGCGATGGTTTCTTTTATAAAGGAAAATCTGTTGCTGTTGTTGGTGCTGGCGATACTGCAGCAGAAGAGGCTACATACCTTGCCAACTTATGCCCGAAGGTCTACATGATTGTAAGGCGTGATGAAATGCGCGCTTCTAAAATCATGCAAGAACGTGTTAAATCCACTCCAAATATTGAAATCCTTTGGGATACTGAAACAGAAGAGATTCTCGGTAATGATGAGGTTGGCGTAACAGGAGCCAGAGTTGTGAATAACAAGACTGGAGAAAAGAGAGAGCTAGAAGTAAGCGGTTTCTTTGTGGCCATTGGTCATAAGCCAAACACCGATATCTTCAAAGGCTGGTTAGATATGGATGAGACAGGCTACTTGAAAGTAAAGCCGGGAACATCTCATACAAATATAGAAGGTGTATTTGCAACGGGAGATGCCGCAGATAAGGTATATCGCCAAGCGGTCACAGCTGCAGGTACTGGCTGTATGGGAGCATTAGACGCGGAGAGGTTCCTTGCAGAAAAAGAATTTGAAATGTCTACAGCGGAAGTAGCTGAGTAG
- the infC gene encoding translation initiation factor IF-3, translating to MRRRYPPRGRVEEPYKVNGKITAREVRVVGENVEQGVFPLSKALEMAREQSLDLVEISPKAVPPVCKVIDYSKFKYEQKKKQKEIKAKAAKTVLKEIRFGPNTDDHDFDFKLKHAINFLKEGAKVKAYVHFKGRTIVYKERGEILLLKFAQALEEYAKVEQLPKLEGKRMFLFLAPKATKK from the coding sequence ATGAGAAGGCGCTATCCCCCGAGAGGAAGGGTAGAAGAGCCATATAAAGTAAACGGTAAGATAACTGCACGCGAGGTTCGTGTTGTAGGAGAAAATGTAGAACAAGGTGTGTTTCCGCTAAGTAAGGCCTTAGAAATGGCACGCGAGCAGAGTTTAGACCTTGTAGAAATCTCACCGAAAGCGGTACCACCGGTTTGTAAAGTAATTGATTACTCGAAGTTTAAATACGAGCAGAAAAAGAAGCAAAAGGAGATTAAAGCCAAAGCTGCTAAGACTGTTCTGAAAGAAATCAGATTCGGACCCAATACAGATGATCATGATTTCGACTTCAAATTAAAGCATGCAATCAACTTCCTAAAAGAGGGAGCTAAGGTAAAAGCCTATGTTCACTTTAAAGGAAGAACCATTGTATACAAAGAGAGAGGAGAAATCTTACTCTTAAAATTTGCTCAGGCTTTAGAAGAGTATGCTAAGGTGGAGCAATTACCAAAACTTGAGGGTAAGAGAATGTTTCTCTTTTTAGCCCCCAAGGCGACTAAGAAATAA
- the pdxH gene encoding pyridoxamine 5'-phosphate oxidase, translating to MTDTIADLRKEYTKASLDIESADSNPFKQFERWFQEAQKGELLEPNAMVLSTTDKSGQPFQRTVLMKALDTDGIVFYTNYKSRKAQQIEENHQVSILFPWYAMERQVCIQGVAEKVSTATSLKYFTSRPHGSQLGAWVSQQSSVISSRNVLEMKLAEMKRKFKEGKVPLPDFWGGYKIKPTSFEFWQGRQSRLHDRLLYEKESENWKASRLAP from the coding sequence ATGACAGACACCATTGCTGATTTAAGAAAGGAGTATACCAAAGCTTCTCTTGATATAGAATCTGCTGACTCTAATCCTTTCAAACAATTTGAAAGATGGTTTCAGGAAGCTCAAAAAGGCGAGCTGCTTGAACCAAACGCAATGGTATTGAGTACCACTGACAAATCAGGTCAACCTTTCCAAAGAACGGTACTCATGAAAGCCCTAGATACTGATGGCATTGTATTCTATACGAATTACAAGAGTCGCAAGGCTCAGCAGATTGAGGAAAATCATCAAGTGTCGATATTATTTCCTTGGTATGCTATGGAACGTCAGGTGTGCATTCAAGGTGTTGCCGAGAAGGTAAGTACTGCTACATCACTCAAATATTTCACGAGTAGGCCTCACGGAAGCCAATTGGGAGCATGGGTATCTCAGCAAAGCTCCGTAATAAGCTCTCGCAATGTCTTAGAAATGAAGCTTGCCGAAATGAAACGAAAATTTAAGGAAGGCAAAGTACCGTTGCCAGATTTTTGGGGTGGTTATAAGATCAAACCGACATCTTTTGAGTTTTGGCAAGGCAGGCAAAGTCGCCTACACGATCGCCTTCTTTACGAAAAGGAAAGTGAGAACTGGAAGGCCTCTCGACTTGCGCCTTAA
- the rpsO gene encoding 30S ribosomal protein S15 — MYLSSEKKQELFENHGRSKAKTDTGSPESQISLFTFRINHLTEHLKVNKKDHSSRLGLLKLVGKRRRLLDYLYAKDIERYRAIIAELKLRK; from the coding sequence ATGTATTTATCAAGCGAAAAGAAACAAGAGTTGTTTGAGAATCATGGTCGGTCAAAAGCAAAAACAGATACGGGTTCTCCTGAGTCTCAGATATCGCTTTTTACCTTCCGTATCAACCACCTTACAGAACATTTAAAAGTCAATAAGAAAGATCACTCTTCAAGATTAGGTCTTTTGAAATTGGTGGGTAAAAGGAGAAGATTGCTAGATTACCTTTATGCAAAGGATATCGAAAGATATAGAGCAATCATCGCAGAATTGAAATTGAGAAAATAA
- a CDS encoding LptF/LptG family permease has protein sequence MKKIDRLVFGSFIGPFLLTLVVVDFILLLVTLLKYFDQIMGKGLSVATFGELITYFSISSSPDAFPLAVLLSSIMTFGNLGEHSELTAVKSSGISLVRALLPIFLFVVLLTGFTYYSNTQLVPKTNLKTYSLLWDMRTKKPALDIKEGVFYTGIPGYSIKVNEKIGDEQLKDIIIYDHTNPNAQGNTKVILADSGRMYSFMNQRYLALELYRGVRYEEGVSEKYEEKVAGGQFVRDKFTSSRMYFDLSSFDMGDTDESLFRRSRLVQTREQLITGIDSMQRDIHQKEEQMFNFVANTFTYHYVKDVPVPDQITIPKAYYDSLRDARREVKETLRDSIDVVPNPEDKKLAVVENKQVLDVQEGKEPSGGLKVAAKGITAKTIAQQSNEPVVNKNTFEQNMRRFNDYYKGDGTRMSNALSYGVNKSRSARNVLNSRVIALDGVKRDQRKFVVTKNQQIARSLACLVMFLIGAPIGAIIKKGGLGLPVIVSVIFFLIYYVFNTTGEKWGKEGVMDPAIAVWISNAALLPFGLFFLRQARNDARLFEPDFYVNALDKVKKLFKKKKELKTT, from the coding sequence ATGAAGAAGATAGACAGGTTAGTATTTGGGTCGTTTATAGGGCCCTTTTTGTTGACACTAGTCGTAGTAGATTTCATATTACTCTTGGTTACGCTCCTTAAGTACTTTGACCAAATAATGGGCAAAGGTTTAAGTGTAGCTACGTTTGGTGAACTTATTACATACTTCTCCATATCAAGCTCTCCCGATGCTTTTCCTTTGGCAGTGCTGCTGAGTTCCATCATGACCTTCGGTAATTTGGGAGAGCACTCAGAACTCACTGCGGTTAAGAGTTCAGGTATTTCGTTGGTGCGCGCCCTGCTGCCAATCTTCCTTTTTGTCGTGCTCTTGACAGGTTTTACATATTATTCCAATACGCAATTGGTGCCAAAGACCAATCTTAAGACTTATAGTCTGCTTTGGGACATGAGAACTAAGAAGCCAGCCTTGGATATTAAGGAGGGTGTGTTTTATACAGGAATCCCGGGCTATAGTATTAAGGTGAATGAAAAGATCGGTGACGAACAACTTAAGGATATTATCATCTACGATCATACAAATCCTAATGCTCAAGGTAATACCAAAGTGATCTTGGCTGATTCTGGTCGTATGTATTCATTCATGAATCAAAGATATCTGGCCTTGGAGCTTTATCGTGGTGTGCGGTATGAAGAAGGAGTGAGTGAAAAGTATGAGGAAAAGGTAGCTGGCGGTCAGTTTGTGAGAGATAAATTCACAAGCAGCCGTATGTACTTCGACCTGTCATCTTTCGACATGGGTGATACGGATGAGAGTTTGTTTAGGCGTAGTCGATTGGTTCAAACACGTGAACAGTTGATTACCGGAATCGACTCAATGCAAAGGGACATCCATCAGAAGGAAGAACAGATGTTCAATTTCGTGGCTAATACCTTTACCTATCACTATGTGAAAGATGTTCCAGTGCCGGACCAAATCACGATCCCAAAGGCATACTATGATTCCTTGAGAGATGCCAGGCGAGAAGTTAAAGAGACTTTGAGAGACTCGATTGATGTAGTGCCTAATCCCGAAGATAAGAAGTTGGCCGTTGTTGAAAATAAGCAGGTACTTGATGTTCAGGAAGGAAAGGAGCCTTCAGGTGGTTTGAAGGTCGCGGCTAAAGGCATTACCGCTAAAACAATTGCTCAGCAATCTAATGAGCCTGTAGTAAATAAGAACACCTTTGAGCAAAACATGAGGCGTTTTAATGATTACTACAAAGGGGATGGTACAAGAATGAGTAATGCGCTGAGTTATGGAGTGAATAAATCTCGATCGGCCAGAAACGTACTGAATTCTAGAGTGATCGCCTTAGACGGGGTCAAAAGAGACCAAAGAAAGTTTGTAGTGACTAAGAATCAGCAAATTGCAAGGTCATTGGCGTGCTTGGTGATGTTTCTCATTGGAGCACCTATAGGGGCGATTATTAAGAAGGGTGGTTTAGGGTTGCCAGTAATCGTTTCCGTTATATTCTTTTTAATCTACTATGTGTTCAATACGACTGGCGAAAAGTGGGGGAAGGAAGGGGTAATGGACCCTGCCATTGCTGTCTGGATTTCTAATGCTGCATTGTTGCCTTTCGGTCTTTTCTTCTTACGACAGGCAAGAAATGATGCGCGTCTCTTTGAACCAGACTTTTATGTAAATGCCCTTGATAAGGTCAAAAAACTCTTCAAGAAGAAGAAAGAATTAAAAACAACCTAG
- a CDS encoding polyribonucleotide nucleotidyltransferase, whose product MTKVITKSIKMPDGAEITIETGKLAKQADGSVVVRMGDTMLLATVVSSQDAKEDVDFLPLSVDYQEKFAGAGKIPGGFLKREGRLSDHEVLICRLVDRALRPLFPDDYHADTQVMISMISHDENVMPDSLAALAASSALAVSDIPFNGPISEVRVVRHEGEFKVNPSKAITEESDLEIIVAADKDNIMMVEGEMSEVSEADMLEAMKVAHDAIKIQCQAQIELSEEAGTTEKRTYDHEKKDDALYEKMHAELYDKLYASVSQAIADKYVRSSNIGAIKDEWMESLPEDHEYDGFLIKQFFKKIHKKAARDFVLNDSKRLDGREFNEIRPISCEVDYLPSAHGSALFTRGETQSLTSCTLGTKLDEQMIDGATMNGYNKFILHYNFPGFSTGEVRPNRGPGRREVGHGNLAMRAIKKVLPPEDSNPYTMRIVSDILESNGSSSMATVCAGSLALMDTGIKISAPVSGIAMGMISDAETGKYAVLSDILGDEDHLGDMDFKVTGTEKGITACQMDIKVDGLSYEVLEQALNQAKEGRLHILGKMAEAITEPREDYKPHVPRTERFKIDKDQIGAVIGPGGKVIQEIQKETGATINIEEVDDKGVVTVFAVNKDAMLAAVGRIKTIVAVPDVGEVYEGKVKSIMPFGAFIEFMPGKDGLLHISEIKWERLEKMDGILEVGEEISVKLIGIDKKTGKFRLSRKVLLPKPENKTEQK is encoded by the coding sequence ATGACAAAAGTTATCACTAAGTCCATCAAAATGCCCGATGGCGCTGAAATTACAATAGAAACGGGTAAACTGGCAAAACAAGCAGATGGCTCAGTTGTGGTTAGAATGGGTGACACAATGTTACTCGCCACTGTAGTATCTTCTCAAGATGCCAAAGAAGATGTAGACTTCCTTCCACTATCAGTGGACTACCAAGAGAAGTTTGCAGGAGCAGGTAAAATACCTGGAGGATTCCTTAAAAGAGAAGGAAGACTATCAGATCACGAAGTATTGATCTGTCGATTAGTTGACAGAGCTTTAAGACCACTCTTTCCTGATGATTACCATGCTGATACGCAGGTAATGATCTCAATGATTTCACACGATGAAAATGTAATGCCTGATTCATTAGCGGCTCTAGCTGCGTCTTCAGCATTAGCAGTTTCAGATATTCCTTTCAACGGACCAATTTCTGAGGTACGTGTGGTAAGACATGAAGGAGAGTTCAAAGTGAACCCTAGCAAAGCGATTACAGAAGAATCTGATCTTGAAATCATTGTTGCTGCCGATAAGGACAACATCATGATGGTTGAAGGTGAAATGAGTGAAGTTTCTGAAGCAGATATGCTTGAAGCAATGAAAGTCGCTCATGATGCCATTAAAATTCAGTGTCAAGCACAAATCGAACTTTCAGAAGAGGCAGGTACTACTGAAAAAAGAACTTACGATCATGAGAAGAAGGATGATGCGCTTTACGAAAAGATGCATGCCGAACTCTATGACAAGCTTTACGCTTCTGTTTCACAGGCAATTGCAGACAAATATGTAAGAAGCTCTAATATTGGAGCTATCAAAGATGAATGGATGGAATCACTTCCTGAAGATCATGAATACGATGGTTTCCTAATCAAACAGTTCTTTAAGAAGATTCATAAAAAAGCAGCTAGAGACTTCGTTCTTAACGATTCTAAGAGGCTTGACGGTAGAGAGTTCAATGAAATCAGACCGATTTCATGTGAAGTAGACTACCTTCCATCAGCACACGGTTCAGCTCTATTTACTAGAGGTGAAACGCAATCTTTGACTTCATGTACTTTAGGTACGAAGCTTGATGAGCAGATGATCGATGGTGCTACCATGAACGGTTATAATAAGTTCATTCTTCACTACAACTTCCCTGGTTTCTCAACTGGTGAAGTAAGACCAAACAGAGGTCCTGGTAGAAGAGAGGTTGGACACGGTAACCTTGCCATGAGAGCTATCAAAAAGGTACTTCCACCAGAAGATTCTAATCCATACACAATGAGAATTGTTTCTGACATTCTTGAGTCTAATGGATCGTCTTCAATGGCAACCGTATGTGCTGGTTCATTGGCACTTATGGATACAGGTATCAAGATTTCGGCTCCTGTTTCTGGTATTGCAATGGGTATGATCTCAGATGCTGAAACTGGAAAATATGCTGTACTATCTGATATTCTTGGAGACGAAGATCACTTGGGTGATATGGACTTCAAGGTAACAGGTACTGAAAAGGGTATCACTGCTTGTCAGATGGATATCAAAGTAGACGGATTGTCTTACGAGGTATTAGAGCAAGCCCTTAACCAAGCGAAAGAAGGTAGACTTCACATCCTTGGTAAAATGGCTGAAGCGATTACCGAACCTAGAGAAGACTACAAACCACATGTGCCTAGAACTGAGCGTTTCAAAATTGACAAAGATCAAATTGGAGCGGTTATTGGACCTGGTGGAAAAGTAATTCAGGAAATTCAGAAAGAAACTGGTGCTACAATCAATATCGAAGAAGTGGATGACAAAGGTGTCGTTACAGTGTTTGCTGTAAACAAAGACGCTATGTTGGCTGCTGTCGGTCGAATTAAGACTATTGTAGCGGTTCCTGACGTTGGAGAAGTATATGAAGGTAAAGTGAAGTCAATTATGCCTTTTGGTGCATTTATTGAGTTTATGCCTGGTAAAGATGGCTTACTTCATATTTCGGAGATTAAGTGGGAACGTCTAGAAAAAATGGACGGAATACTGGAAGTAGGAGAAGAGATTAGTGTTAAACTAATCGGTATTGATAAGAAGACTGGTAAGTTCAGACTTTCTAGAAAAGTGCTTCTTCCGAAACCAGAGAATAAAACTGAACAGAAATAG
- the rplT gene encoding 50S ribosomal protein L20 gives MPRSVNTVASRAKRKRILKQAKGYWGRRKNVWTVAKNAVEKGLVYSYRDRKAKKREFRKLWIQRINAGARLHGMSYSQFMGKLGQSGIELNRKVLADLAMNHPEAFEAVIKKVNK, from the coding sequence ATGCCTAGATCAGTTAACACAGTAGCTTCAAGAGCTAAAAGAAAAAGAATCCTCAAGCAGGCCAAAGGCTATTGGGGAAGAAGAAAGAATGTTTGGACGGTAGCAAAAAATGCCGTTGAAAAAGGTCTCGTATATTCTTACAGAGACAGAAAAGCTAAGAAAAGAGAGTTTAGAAAGCTTTGGATCCAGAGAATCAATGCTGGGGCGAGACTTCACGGAATGTCATACTCTCAGTTTATGGGAAAACTTGGCCAGTCTGGTATCGAGTTGAATAGAAAGGTACTTGCTGATTTGGCAATGAACCACCCAGAGGCTTTTGAAGCTGTAATCAAGAAAGTAAATAAGTAA
- a CDS encoding START-like domain-containing protein, producing the protein MGKNKFITEFEINASQKMLFPYLSTASGLAQWFADDVNINEDKVYSFLWDGEDHRAIKAAQRANVSVKFEFLPETDEDKDDPNYIELKLNVNELTQSVFIQITDYSDLDDPEEQQDLWENIVYSLKQIIGG; encoded by the coding sequence ATGGGAAAGAACAAGTTTATCACCGAATTCGAGATTAACGCTTCTCAAAAAATGCTTTTTCCATACCTGAGCACAGCCAGTGGTTTGGCTCAATGGTTTGCAGATGACGTTAACATTAATGAAGACAAGGTTTATAGCTTTCTTTGGGACGGAGAAGATCACAGAGCAATAAAAGCAGCTCAACGTGCTAATGTGAGTGTTAAGTTTGAATTCTTGCCGGAAACGGACGAGGACAAGGATGATCCAAACTATATAGAGCTCAAGTTGAATGTGAACGAACTGACTCAGTCCGTTTTTATTCAAATTACCGATTACTCAGACTTGGATGATCCAGAAGAGCAGCAAGACCTATGGGAAAACATAGTCTACTCGCTTAAGCAGATCATTGGGGGCTAA
- the bshB1 gene encoding bacillithiol biosynthesis deacetylase BshB1, which yields MKLDILALAAHPDDVELSCAGTLIKAVQQGKKAGIVDFTKGELGTRGTPEIRMQEAKAAGEIMGISARENLGFRDGFFKNDEAHQLEVVKAIRKYQPEIVLANAIDDRHPDHGRASFLSKEACFLAGLAMIKTEVDGVEQTPWRPKAVYHYIQSIPHTPDFIVDVSSAWETKMKAIRAFKTQFHDPNSDEPETYISSPRFMKMIDSRGIHYGHEIGVEYGEGFTVERTVGTNSVFDLI from the coding sequence ATAAAACTAGATATTCTCGCCTTAGCAGCCCATCCGGACGATGTGGAATTGTCATGTGCTGGTACCCTGATCAAGGCTGTCCAACAAGGAAAAAAGGCAGGTATTGTCGATTTTACAAAAGGAGAACTTGGTACAAGAGGTACTCCTGAAATCAGAATGCAAGAGGCAAAAGCGGCAGGGGAGATCATGGGGATTTCAGCACGTGAGAACCTTGGGTTCAGAGATGGTTTTTTCAAAAATGATGAAGCGCATCAATTAGAGGTCGTTAAAGCGATCAGAAAATATCAACCAGAAATTGTTCTTGCCAATGCAATTGATGATCGCCATCCAGATCATGGAAGGGCCTCATTTTTATCTAAGGAAGCTTGTTTTCTGGCCGGTTTAGCCATGATCAAAACAGAAGTTGATGGTGTTGAACAAACGCCCTGGAGACCTAAGGCAGTTTATCATTATATTCAAAGTATCCCACATACACCAGATTTTATAGTCGATGTAAGTTCTGCTTGGGAAACTAAAATGAAGGCTATCAGAGCCTTTAAAACGCAGTTTCACGATCCAAATAGCGATGAGCCAGAAACCTATATCTCTTCTCCGAGATTTATGAAAATGATCGATTCTCGCGGAATCCATTATGGTCACGAGATTGGTGTCGAATATGGAGAGGGCTTCACTGTTGAGCGAACGGTAGGTACTAATTCAGTATTTGATTTGATTTAA
- the rpmI gene encoding 50S ribosomal protein L35 produces MPKVKTKSGAKKRFKLTGTGKIKRKHAFKSHILTKKETKQKRNLTGTGLVDKSDEKNVKHMLNI; encoded by the coding sequence ATGCCTAAAGTAAAAACTAAATCAGGAGCGAAGAAACGTTTCAAATTGACAGGTACTGGCAAGATCAAAAGAAAGCATGCTTTCAAAAGCCACATCCTGACGAAGAAAGAGACGAAGCAAAAGCGTAATCTTACTGGTACAGGTTTGGTAGACAAATCTGACGAGAAGAACGTTAAGCACATGCTCAACATTTAA